Proteins encoded together in one Otariodibacter oris window:
- a CDS encoding anthranilate synthase component II — protein sequence MLLIIDNHDSFTFNLVDLLRKIEVESTVISVEDLNLDKIEQFSHIMISPGPEVPRAYPILFEMLERYHQTKSILGVCLGHQTICEFFGGKLYNLSTVRHGQQKTLMQAISNPIFANLPDNFKIGLYHSWAILQNSLTNSPLVVTSLCEENVVMAVKHSSLPIYGVQFHPESFITEYGEQMLRNWLSGVKCPLII from the coding sequence ATGTTGTTAATTATTGATAATCATGATTCTTTTACCTTTAATTTGGTCGATTTGTTACGTAAGATTGAAGTGGAAAGTACCGTTATCTCTGTCGAAGATCTTAATTTAGATAAGATTGAACAGTTCAGCCATATTATGATTTCACCTGGTCCAGAAGTGCCTAGAGCCTATCCTATATTATTTGAAATGTTGGAGCGTTATCATCAAACGAAATCTATTTTAGGTGTGTGCTTGGGGCATCAAACGATTTGTGAGTTCTTTGGTGGAAAATTATATAATTTGAGTACAGTCCGCCACGGACAACAAAAAACTTTAATGCAAGCAATCTCAAATCCTATTTTTGCTAATCTACCCGATAACTTTAAAATCGGACTTTATCATTCTTGGGCAATTTTGCAAAATTCTCTCACAAACTCACCGCTTGTGGTTACTTCATTGTGTGAGGAAAATGTGGTCATGGCCGTTAAACATTCTTCACTTCCCATTTATGGCGTACAGTTTCACCCAGAATCCTTTATTACCGAATACGGTGAACAAATGCTACGGAATTGGCTGAGTGGGGTAAAATGCCCCCTAATTATATAG
- a CDS encoding UPF0149 family protein, which produces MAILKLNDLKQLISTLQINYSPAEFHGFLSGLVSGGIQDESWKTLTYQFTNDGHAFSQIPLKDLSDFYQQLNDGFDEVDTLFSLWLPEDENGFTLADGIAEWTSHFLLGLGLAQPTIEKEATEEVNEALNDLEEITKLGYDEQDDNQELLEAGEEIIEYLRVITLFLHSHFAKPKMENKPQMH; this is translated from the coding sequence ATGGCAATTTTAAAACTTAATGACTTAAAACAGTTAATTTCGACTCTTCAAATAAACTATTCACCTGCTGAATTCCATGGTTTTTTGAGTGGGTTAGTTTCTGGTGGTATTCAAGATGAATCTTGGAAGACGCTCACTTATCAATTCACTAATGATGGACATGCGTTTTCTCAAATACCTTTGAAAGATCTTTCTGACTTTTATCAACAGCTCAATGATGGCTTTGATGAAGTTGATACCTTATTCTCACTCTGGCTACCTGAGGATGAAAATGGCTTTACCTTAGCCGATGGTATTGCAGAATGGACGAGCCATTTCCTTTTAGGATTAGGTTTAGCGCAACCGACAATTGAGAAAGAGGCAACAGAAGAAGTAAATGAAGCCCTTAACGACTTAGAAGAAATTACAAAACTTGGTTACGATGAGCAAGATGACAATCAAGAATTATTAGAAGCAGGGGAAGAAATCATAGAATACCTTCGTGTTATCACACTCTTCCTGCATAGCCATTTTGCCAAGCCTAAAATGGAAAACAAACCGCAAATGCACTAA
- a CDS encoding cell division protein ZapA: MSKNNIELSLFGQVLRLYCPPEHQDFLLASAKRLEERVATLKEQSGIIQLEKVLSIVALNLNYELEQEQRKNVENKNVLMSCVQQLDSSLAKFQSSELDSVIIEQENTEK, translated from the coding sequence ATGTCAAAAAATAATATTGAATTATCCCTGTTCGGGCAGGTTTTACGTTTGTATTGTCCACCAGAGCACCAAGATTTCCTTCTGGCTTCAGCTAAACGTTTAGAAGAACGTGTAGCAACATTAAAAGAGCAATCAGGTATAATTCAGCTTGAAAAAGTATTGTCTATTGTGGCGCTGAATCTCAACTATGAATTAGAGCAAGAACAACGTAAAAATGTTGAGAATAAAAATGTATTAATGTCTTGTGTCCAACAGTTAGATAGCTCATTGGCTAAATTCCAATCAAGTGAATTAGATAGTGTTATAATTGAGCAGGAAAATACCGAAAAGTAA
- a CDS encoding 5-formyltetrahydrofolate cyclo-ligase — protein MSTEYQKSQQDLFRHQVRKLIRAKRLLLSPSEQDFAAKSIISPSFQLIEQNNAEKLAFYLPFDGEISPLELINYLRIKGKKIYLPVLHPFSANQLLFLEYDDDTDLEKNLFGILQPKLDIRKVLPTSELDMIFTPLVAYDTRGNRLGMGGGFYDRTLAQYPDIVSVGLAHRCQQVDSLPIEHWDIPLKHLIIGESQK, from the coding sequence ATGAGTACAGAATATCAAAAAAGTCAGCAGGATTTATTTCGTCATCAAGTCAGAAAGTTAATACGCGCTAAACGCTTATTACTCTCCCCATCCGAGCAAGATTTTGCTGCAAAGTCTATTATTTCTCCCTCTTTTCAGCTTATAGAACAGAATAATGCAGAAAAATTAGCATTTTATTTGCCTTTTGATGGTGAGATCTCGCCGCTTGAATTAATTAATTATTTAAGAATAAAAGGTAAAAAAATTTATTTACCCGTTTTACATCCCTTTTCAGCTAATCAATTATTATTTCTAGAATACGATGATGATACCGATTTAGAAAAAAATCTTTTTGGTATTTTACAACCTAAATTAGATATAAGAAAAGTGTTGCCTACGAGTGAGTTAGATATGATTTTTACACCCTTGGTAGCTTATGATACTAGAGGTAATCGCTTGGGAATGGGAGGTGGCTTTTATGATCGTACCTTGGCACAATACCCTGATATTGTAAGTGTAGGGTTAGCTCATCGTTGTCAGCAAGTCGATTCATTACCGATTGAACATTGGGATATTCCTTTAAAACATTTAATTATTGGAGAGAGTCAGAAATGA
- a CDS encoding methyltransferase family protein, which produces MKFKLPPPVLFIISALIIYFLPNDIFPYYDFFLPISIISFIFSALLAVFSLIAFYQKKNSLDPIHLEKTTILVTHSIYRISRNPMYLSLAMLLIAWALWVGNLLGLVVVGGFIYAITCFQIIPEEQFLEKKFGVAYLQYKKKVARWL; this is translated from the coding sequence ATGAAATTTAAACTTCCCCCCCCTGTATTATTTATAATTTCAGCCTTGATTATTTACTTTCTTCCAAATGATATATTTCCTTATTATGATTTTTTTCTACCAATTTCAATAATAAGTTTTATCTTTAGTGCATTATTAGCAGTCTTTTCTCTGATTGCTTTTTATCAGAAAAAGAATAGCTTAGATCCTATTCACTTAGAAAAAACAACAATATTAGTGACACATAGTATTTATCGTATTAGCCGAAATCCGATGTATCTTAGTTTAGCTATGCTGTTAATTGCATGGGCATTATGGGTAGGCAATTTACTTGGTTTGGTTGTTGTAGGTGGTTTTATTTACGCTATCACATGTTTTCAAATTATTCCAGAAGAGCAATTTTTAGAGAAAAAATTTGGAGTAGCTTACTTACAATATAAGAAAAAAGTAGCAAGGTGGTTATAA
- a CDS encoding HIT domain-containing protein — MQTNLTNYEETIFSKIIRKEIPAAIVYQDDLVTAFRDISPQAKTHILIVPNKFIPTINHATQEDEAALGRLFTVAAKIAKEEGIAESGYRLIVNCNQDGGQEVYHIHMHLVGGEPLGRMLAK, encoded by the coding sequence ATGCAAACTAATTTAACGAATTATGAAGAAACTATTTTCAGTAAAATTATTAGAAAAGAAATTCCTGCAGCAATTGTTTATCAAGATGATTTAGTTACTGCATTTCGTGATATTTCACCGCAGGCAAAAACACATATCTTAATTGTACCGAATAAATTTATCCCAACGATTAATCATGCGACACAAGAAGATGAAGCAGCGTTAGGTAGATTATTTACTGTAGCAGCAAAAATTGCTAAAGAAGAGGGAATTGCTGAAAGTGGATATCGCTTAATTGTAAATTGTAATCAAGATGGTGGACAAGAAGTATACCATATCCATATGCACCTTGTGGGCGGAGAACCTTTAGGGAGAATGTTAGCGAAATGA
- a CDS encoding DUF1425 domain-containing protein yields the protein MMNNLKRSFLLGFVGLLSACISNQESYLPVENKPIVNIEQNIAQYIQVDAKPTTLIITNISQQATQVVYKFFWYDQEGVTQNSMNLTNDEWHNLELAPQEKREIPAIKPTVESANYRVYLRRQ from the coding sequence ATGATGAATAACTTAAAGCGATCTTTTTTACTTGGATTTGTTGGATTACTTTCTGCTTGTATTAGCAATCAGGAAAGTTATTTACCTGTCGAAAATAAACCTATCGTGAATATAGAACAGAATATTGCTCAATATATTCAAGTGGATGCAAAACCGACAACTTTAATTATAACAAATATTTCTCAACAAGCTACTCAAGTTGTATATAAGTTCTTTTGGTATGATCAAGAGGGTGTAACACAAAATTCGATGAATCTAACAAATGATGAGTGGCATAATTTAGAATTAGCTCCACAAGAAAAACGAGAAATACCAGCGATCAAACCTACAGTTGAATCGGCTAATTATCGTGTATATTTACGTAGACAATAA
- a CDS encoding choline/ethanolamine kinase family protein produces MNSLEWLTDYRQQLVSKLDDLAGLTACSQMVTLSNGERYVLRRQNERATNYGIDYQQEAKLLQLIKPLNIAPEPIYFDEESSLLYWIDGDVPKAFSSELLEKIAVHLAKLHTFDYQAVGSSTFIAKLDLAERCQYLWNKLPLVKREKLPFSNDFPSIIPFTQSICHHDVHLGNLIEHGEQLFLIDWEYAAISDPALDIALFLQANALLAEEKSLFLKCYFNATGFDETAYLAKVEEYMPEIEKLNLLWSAF; encoded by the coding sequence ATGAACTCATTAGAGTGGCTTACTGATTATCGCCAACAACTAGTCAGCAAATTAGATGATTTGGCAGGTTTGACTGCTTGTAGCCAGATGGTGACTTTGTCAAATGGTGAGCGATATGTGTTACGCCGACAAAATGAGCGTGCCACTAATTACGGTATTGATTACCAGCAAGAAGCTAAACTTTTACAGTTAATAAAGCCTTTGAATATTGCACCTGAACCCATTTATTTTGACGAAGAATCGAGTTTACTCTATTGGATTGATGGTGATGTACCTAAGGCCTTTTCCTCTGAGCTATTAGAGAAGATTGCCGTGCATTTAGCAAAATTGCATACTTTTGATTATCAAGCGGTAGGTTCTTCAACATTTATTGCAAAATTAGACTTAGCCGAACGTTGCCAATATTTATGGAACAAGTTACCGCTTGTTAAGCGAGAAAAACTTCCATTTTCAAATGATTTCCCTTCTATCATTCCTTTCACACAAAGTATTTGTCATCATGATGTTCATTTAGGTAACTTAATAGAGCATGGTGAGCAATTATTTTTAATTGATTGGGAATATGCAGCAATTTCTGATCCTGCATTAGACATTGCATTATTTTTGCAGGCTAATGCTCTCTTAGCAGAGGAAAAATCACTCTTTTTAAAATGCTATTTTAATGCTACTGGATTTGATGAGACAGCTTATCTAGCAAAGGTAGAAGAGTATATGCCAGAGATAGAGAAGTTAAACCTATTGTGGTCAGCATTTTAG
- the tyrS gene encoding tyrosine--tRNA ligase gives MTQSIEAIITELKRGVEDVYSEADLVEKLKENRPLKIKLGADPTAPDIHLGHTVVFNKLRQFQQLGHEVIFLIGDFTGMVGDPSGKNSTRPPLTREDVLRNAETYKQQIFKILDPQKTRVVFNSEWLGKLGAEGMIRLASNYTVARMLERDDFKKRFGNNQPIAIHEFMYPLLQGYDSVALEADVELGGTDQTFNLLIGRELQKSAGQKPQVAMTLPLLVGLDGEKKMSKSLGNYIGVTESPSEMFGKVMSISDELMWDWYDLLSFRPTTEIAQFKADVENGKNPRDIKILLAKEIIARFHSEADADAAEQEFINRFQKGAMPDNIDEFTLVGEIGLANLLKEVGLVSSTSEAIRSVKQGGVKIDGEKVEDAKLEIKSGTTAIYQVGKRKFAKVTIK, from the coding sequence ATGACCCAATCTATTGAAGCCATTATTACAGAATTAAAGCGCGGTGTAGAAGATGTTTACTCAGAAGCAGATTTAGTTGAAAAATTAAAAGAAAATCGTCCACTTAAAATTAAACTTGGGGCGGATCCGACTGCACCAGATATTCATTTAGGTCATACTGTTGTATTTAATAAATTACGCCAATTCCAACAACTTGGGCATGAAGTTATTTTCCTTATTGGTGATTTTACTGGAATGGTTGGTGATCCTTCAGGTAAAAATAGCACTCGTCCACCGCTTACTCGTGAAGATGTATTGCGTAACGCAGAAACCTATAAACAACAAATTTTTAAGATCTTAGATCCACAAAAAACACGTGTGGTATTCAATTCAGAATGGCTAGGTAAATTGGGTGCAGAAGGTATGATTCGTTTAGCATCTAACTATACTGTTGCACGTATGTTAGAGCGTGATGATTTCAAAAAACGTTTCGGTAATAATCAACCTATCGCCATTCATGAATTTATGTATCCACTCCTTCAAGGTTATGATTCTGTAGCGTTAGAAGCGGATGTAGAATTAGGTGGTACTGACCAAACCTTTAACTTATTGATTGGGCGTGAATTACAAAAATCAGCAGGGCAAAAACCACAAGTTGCTATGACTCTTCCATTGTTGGTTGGTCTTGATGGTGAGAAAAAAATGTCTAAATCATTAGGCAACTATATTGGTGTAACAGAATCGCCTAGCGAAATGTTCGGTAAAGTGATGTCTATTTCTGATGAGTTAATGTGGGATTGGTATGATTTACTTTCATTCCGCCCTACAACTGAAATTGCACAATTTAAAGCCGATGTGGAAAATGGTAAGAACCCAAGAGATATCAAAATTCTCCTTGCTAAAGAAATTATCGCACGTTTCCATTCAGAAGCGGATGCGGATGCAGCAGAGCAAGAATTTATCAATCGTTTCCAAAAAGGTGCGATGCCAGATAATATCGATGAGTTTACATTAGTGGGCGAAATCGGTTTAGCAAATTTATTGAAAGAAGTTGGTTTAGTCTCATCAACGTCTGAAGCGATCCGCTCAGTTAAGCAAGGTGGCGTTAAGATTGATGGTGAAAAAGTTGAAGATGCTAAATTGGAGATTAAGTCCGGTACAACAGCAATTTACCAAGTAGGTAAACGTAAATTTGCTAAAGTGACTATCAAATAA
- the manA gene encoding mannose-6-phosphate isomerase, class I, with translation MIFKLIGKHQHYNWGGDNFIPHWLNLPEQDRKNEPYAEYWLGAHRSAPSLVEFEEKWIPLDKLLDTTPELLGEESREKFGDELPYLLKILDVKLPLSIQLHPTKQQAEKGFDAEEKLGIANNAPNRTYKDRNHKPEMMIALSDFWLLHGFKSLTEIHASLEQHPSLHQLSEQITQQGLPEVYSAIMQADQAQLSEWLLPIIEQYQADYQQNKLTLEQAEYWLLYTIEAMDIALDKLDAGLLCFFLFNIVHLKKGEGIYQGAGLPHAYLRGQNIELMAASDNVIRGGLTPKFVDIPALLNTIDYTEITPNIIPAYQASSDPDDNLFLYSTPQATDFALQRLIFSQSQETPFISSSASVLLVMEGEVSLNNEGNELNLKQGEAAFISAETSVTATAEQSGYAVVATLP, from the coding sequence ATGATTTTTAAACTTATTGGAAAGCATCAACATTACAATTGGGGAGGGGATAATTTTATCCCTCATTGGTTAAATCTTCCTGAACAAGACAGAAAAAATGAGCCTTATGCAGAATATTGGCTTGGCGCCCATCGATCTGCCCCTTCTCTCGTAGAATTTGAAGAGAAATGGATTCCATTGGATAAATTGCTTGATACCACACCAGAATTACTTGGCGAAGAAAGCCGTGAAAAATTTGGTGATGAACTCCCCTATTTATTGAAAATTTTAGACGTAAAGTTACCGCTTTCAATTCAATTACACCCAACTAAACAACAGGCAGAAAAAGGCTTTGATGCAGAAGAAAAATTAGGTATTGCGAATAATGCACCGAATCGAACTTATAAAGACAGAAATCATAAACCCGAAATGATGATCGCTTTATCTGATTTTTGGTTGCTTCATGGTTTCAAATCGCTAACGGAAATTCACGCAAGTTTAGAGCAACATCCGTCTTTACACCAATTATCAGAACAAATAACACAACAAGGTTTACCCGAAGTTTATTCCGCCATTATGCAAGCGGATCAAGCTCAATTAAGTGAATGGCTATTGCCAATCATTGAGCAATATCAGGCAGATTATCAGCAAAACAAACTCACTCTAGAACAAGCAGAATATTGGTTACTTTATACGATAGAAGCGATGGATATTGCCTTAGATAAATTAGATGCTGGATTATTGTGTTTCTTTTTATTTAATATTGTCCATCTCAAAAAAGGGGAAGGAATCTATCAAGGTGCGGGCTTACCTCACGCCTATTTACGTGGGCAAAATATTGAACTGATGGCGGCATCCGATAATGTAATTCGTGGAGGCTTAACACCCAAATTCGTTGATATTCCTGCTTTGTTGAATACCATTGATTACACGGAAATTACCCCAAACATCATTCCTGCCTATCAAGCATCTAGCGATCCCGATGATAATCTGTTTCTCTATTCCACCCCACAGGCAACCGATTTTGCATTGCAAAGACTAATCTTTAGCCAATCACAAGAAACACCCTTTATCAGCTCAAGTGCAAGTGTTTTACTGGTCATGGAAGGTGAAGTATCACTAAATAATGAAGGGAATGAATTAAATCTCAAACAAGGGGAGGCTGCATTTATCAGTGCAGAGACATCTGTAACAGCAACTGCTGAACAATCAGGCTATGCGGTTGTAGCAACCTTGCCTTAA